In Balaenoptera acutorostrata chromosome 12, mBalAcu1.1, whole genome shotgun sequence, a single window of DNA contains:
- the DQX1 gene encoding ATP-dependent RNA helicase DQX1 isoform X1, with protein MASQVLGLEEETGPNPGESELAVNPFDGLPFSSRYYELLEQRRSLPIWAARFIFLEQLESSPSGVVLVSGEPGSGKSTQIPQWCAEFVLARGFQKGRVTVTQPYPLAALSLALQVADEMDLTLGHEVGYSIPQEDCTGPDTLLRFCWDRLLLQEVASTRGTGAWGVLVLDEAQERSVASDLLQGLLRDARLGNLPGDPRVVVVTDPALEPKLQAFWGNPPIVHVLGETGRCPTPVYRDTVPTDRVEAACQAVLELCRKEAPGDVLVYLPSEEEISLCCESLSRDGGSLEDQGPPPRVLPLHPGCGQAVQAVYEDVESGARKVVVTHWLADFSFSLPSIRHVIDSGLELRSVYNPQIRAESQVLRPISKCQAEARRLRATGILPGSCLCLYPKSFLELEAPPLPKPRLCEENLSPLILLLKRRQIVEPGECHFLDRPAPEALMQALEDLDYLAALDDNGDLSDLGVILSEFPLAPDLAKALLASCEFDCVDEMLTLAAMLTAAPGFTRPPLCAEEAALRRALEHVDGDHSSLIQVYEAFIQSGADKVWCQARGLNWAALCQAHKLRGELLELMQRIELPLSQPAFGSEQNRRDLQKALVSGYFLKVARDTDGTGNYLLLTHKHVAQLSPYCCYRSRRAPARPPPWVLYHSFSISKDNCLSIVSEIQPQMLVELAPPYFLSNLPPSESRDFLNQLREEMADSSTGSESPSTQELGDACVLQ; from the exons ATGGCCTCTCAGGTTCTCGGGCTGGAAGAAGAGACTGGCCCAAACCCTGGAGAGTCTGAACTGGCTGTGAACCCCTTTGACGGGCTCCCCTTCTCTTCCCGCTACTACGAGCTGCTTGAGCAGCGCCGATCCTTGCCTATCTGGGCTGCTCGCTTTATCTTCTTGGAGCAGTTGGAGAGTAGCCCCAGTGGAGTGGTGCTGGTGTCTGGAGAGCCTGGCTCTGGCAAGAGCACCCAG ATCCCACAGTGGTGTGCAGAGTTTGTGCTGGCCAGGGGTTTCCAGAAGGGCCGGGTAACTGTGACTCAGCCCTACCCTCTGGCAGCCCTGAGCTTGGCCCTGCAAGTTGCTGATGAAATGGACCTGACCCTGGGTCATGAGGTTGGATACAGCATCCCCCAAGAGGACTGCACTGGGCCTGACACCCTGCTCAG GTTCTGCTGGGACAGGCTGCTTCTGCAGGAGGTGGCCTCGACCCGGGGCACTGGAGCGTGGGGTGTGCTGGTGCTGGATGAGGCTCAGGAGCGGTCAGTGGCCTCAGATTTGCTCCAGGGGCTCCTGCGAGATGCCAGGCTGGGAAACCTTCCCGGGGACCCCAGAGTGGTTGTAGTTACTGACCCAGCCCTCGAACCTAAGCTCCAGGCCTTCTGGGGCAATCCTCCTATTGTACACGTACTTGGAGAGACTGGCAGGTGTCCCACTCCCGTCTACAGGGACACTGTCCCTACTGATAGAGTGGAAGCTGCCTGCCAAGCTGTGCTTGAATTGTGTCGGAAGGAGGCTCCAGGAGATGTGCTAGTGTACCTGCCCAGTGAGGAG GAAATTTCCCTGTGCTGTGAGTCCTTGTCCAGGGATGGGGGGTCCTTGGAGGACCAAGGGCCTCCACCACGGGTGCTGCCCCTTCACCCAGGCTGTGGACAAGCTGTTCAGGCTGTGTATGAGGACGTAGAATCGGGTGCCCGAAAGGTTGTGGTCACTCACTGGCTGGCCgacttctccttctccctcccttccatccgaCATGTCATTGACTCAGGACTGGAGCTTCGAAGT GTTTACAATCCTCAGATCCGAGCAGAATCCCAAGTGTTGAGACCAATCAGCAAGTGTCAGGCAGAGGCAAGACGACTGCGGGCAACAGGGATCCTACCAG GATCCTGCCTCTGCCTGTATCCTAAGTCCTTCCTAGAACTAGAGGCTCCCCCGCTGCCCAAACCCAGGTTGTGTGAGGAGAATCTGAGCCCCCTGATATTACTACTAAAGAGGAGACAGATTGTAGAGCCAGGAGAGTGTCACTTCCTGGACCGGCCTG CTCCAGAAGCACTAATGCAGGCCCTGGAAGATTTAGACTATCTGGCAGCCCTGGATGATAATGGGGACCTGTCAGACCTGGGAGTCATCCTATCAGAATTTCCCCTGGCCCCTGATCTGGCCAAAGCCCTGCTGGCCTCGTGCGAGTTTGACTGTGTGGATGAGATGCTCACCCTGGCCGCCATGCTCACCG CTGCCCCTGGGTTTACTCGTCCTCCACTCTGTGCAGAAGAAGCTGCCCTGCGTCGGGCACTAGAACACGTGGATGGTGATCACAGCTCTCTGATCCAGGTGTATGAAGCCTTTATACAGA GTGGAGCAGACAAGGTTTGGTGCCAGGCTCGGGGTCTAAACTGGGCAGCATTGTGCCAAGCCCATAAACTTCGGGGAGAACTCCTAGAACTCATGCAACGGATTGAACTTCCCTTGTCTCAACCAGCCTTTGGCTCTGAGCAGAATCGCAGAGACCTTCAGAAAGCACTGGTGTCAGGATACTTCCTTAAG GTGGCCCGAGACACAGATGGAACTGGAAATTACCTGCTCCTAACCCATAAGCATGTGGCCCAGCTCTCCCCATACTGCTGCTACCGAAGCCGCAGGGCTCCTGCCAGACCCCCGCCCTGGGTGCTTTACCAcagtttctccatttccaaagaCAACTGCCTTTCTATTGTTTCTGAGATTCAACCACAGAT GCTGGTGGAATTGGCCCCTCCGTACTTCCTGAGTAACTTGCCCCCTAGTGAGAGCAGAGACTTCCTGAACCAGCTGAGGGAAGAAATGGCAGATTCTTCAACAGGGAGTGAATCTCCCTCCACCCAAGAGCTTGGAGATGCCTGTGTCCTGCAGTGA
- the DQX1 gene encoding ATP-dependent RNA helicase DQX1 isoform X3 yields the protein MASQVLGLEEETGPNPGESELAVNPFDGLPFSSRYYELLEQRRSLPIWAARFIFLEQLESSPSGVVLVSGEPGSGKSTQIPQWCAEFVLARGFQKGRVTVTQPYPLAALSLALQVADEMDLTLGHEVGYSIPQEDCTGPDTLLRFCWDRLLLQEVASTRGTGAWGVLVLDEAQERSVASDLLQGLLRDARLGNLPGDPRVVVVTDPALEPKLQAFWGNPPIVHVLGETGRCPTPVYRDTVPTDRVEAACQAVLELCRKEAPGDVLVYLPSEEEISLCCESLSRDGGSLEDQGPPPRVLPLHPGCGQAVQAVYEDVESGARKVVVTHWLADFSFSLPSIRHVIDSGLELRSVYNPQIRAESQVLRPISKCQAEARRLRATGILPAPEALMQALEDLDYLAALDDNGDLSDLGVILSEFPLAPDLAKALLASCEFDCVDEMLTLAAMLTAAPGFTRPPLCAEEAALRRALEHVDGDHSSLIQVYEAFIQSGADKVWCQARGLNWAALCQAHKLRGELLELMQRIELPLSQPAFGSEQNRRDLQKALVSGYFLKVARDTDGTGNYLLLTHKHVAQLSPYCCYRSRRAPARPPPWVLYHSFSISKDNCLSIVSEIQPQMLVELAPPYFLSNLPPSESRDFLNQLREEMADSSTGSESPSTQELGDACVLQ from the exons ATGGCCTCTCAGGTTCTCGGGCTGGAAGAAGAGACTGGCCCAAACCCTGGAGAGTCTGAACTGGCTGTGAACCCCTTTGACGGGCTCCCCTTCTCTTCCCGCTACTACGAGCTGCTTGAGCAGCGCCGATCCTTGCCTATCTGGGCTGCTCGCTTTATCTTCTTGGAGCAGTTGGAGAGTAGCCCCAGTGGAGTGGTGCTGGTGTCTGGAGAGCCTGGCTCTGGCAAGAGCACCCAG ATCCCACAGTGGTGTGCAGAGTTTGTGCTGGCCAGGGGTTTCCAGAAGGGCCGGGTAACTGTGACTCAGCCCTACCCTCTGGCAGCCCTGAGCTTGGCCCTGCAAGTTGCTGATGAAATGGACCTGACCCTGGGTCATGAGGTTGGATACAGCATCCCCCAAGAGGACTGCACTGGGCCTGACACCCTGCTCAG GTTCTGCTGGGACAGGCTGCTTCTGCAGGAGGTGGCCTCGACCCGGGGCACTGGAGCGTGGGGTGTGCTGGTGCTGGATGAGGCTCAGGAGCGGTCAGTGGCCTCAGATTTGCTCCAGGGGCTCCTGCGAGATGCCAGGCTGGGAAACCTTCCCGGGGACCCCAGAGTGGTTGTAGTTACTGACCCAGCCCTCGAACCTAAGCTCCAGGCCTTCTGGGGCAATCCTCCTATTGTACACGTACTTGGAGAGACTGGCAGGTGTCCCACTCCCGTCTACAGGGACACTGTCCCTACTGATAGAGTGGAAGCTGCCTGCCAAGCTGTGCTTGAATTGTGTCGGAAGGAGGCTCCAGGAGATGTGCTAGTGTACCTGCCCAGTGAGGAG GAAATTTCCCTGTGCTGTGAGTCCTTGTCCAGGGATGGGGGGTCCTTGGAGGACCAAGGGCCTCCACCACGGGTGCTGCCCCTTCACCCAGGCTGTGGACAAGCTGTTCAGGCTGTGTATGAGGACGTAGAATCGGGTGCCCGAAAGGTTGTGGTCACTCACTGGCTGGCCgacttctccttctccctcccttccatccgaCATGTCATTGACTCAGGACTGGAGCTTCGAAGT GTTTACAATCCTCAGATCCGAGCAGAATCCCAAGTGTTGAGACCAATCAGCAAGTGTCAGGCAGAGGCAAGACGACTGCGGGCAACAGGGATCCTACCAG CTCCAGAAGCACTAATGCAGGCCCTGGAAGATTTAGACTATCTGGCAGCCCTGGATGATAATGGGGACCTGTCAGACCTGGGAGTCATCCTATCAGAATTTCCCCTGGCCCCTGATCTGGCCAAAGCCCTGCTGGCCTCGTGCGAGTTTGACTGTGTGGATGAGATGCTCACCCTGGCCGCCATGCTCACCG CTGCCCCTGGGTTTACTCGTCCTCCACTCTGTGCAGAAGAAGCTGCCCTGCGTCGGGCACTAGAACACGTGGATGGTGATCACAGCTCTCTGATCCAGGTGTATGAAGCCTTTATACAGA GTGGAGCAGACAAGGTTTGGTGCCAGGCTCGGGGTCTAAACTGGGCAGCATTGTGCCAAGCCCATAAACTTCGGGGAGAACTCCTAGAACTCATGCAACGGATTGAACTTCCCTTGTCTCAACCAGCCTTTGGCTCTGAGCAGAATCGCAGAGACCTTCAGAAAGCACTGGTGTCAGGATACTTCCTTAAG GTGGCCCGAGACACAGATGGAACTGGAAATTACCTGCTCCTAACCCATAAGCATGTGGCCCAGCTCTCCCCATACTGCTGCTACCGAAGCCGCAGGGCTCCTGCCAGACCCCCGCCCTGGGTGCTTTACCAcagtttctccatttccaaagaCAACTGCCTTTCTATTGTTTCTGAGATTCAACCACAGAT GCTGGTGGAATTGGCCCCTCCGTACTTCCTGAGTAACTTGCCCCCTAGTGAGAGCAGAGACTTCCTGAACCAGCTGAGGGAAGAAATGGCAGATTCTTCAACAGGGAGTGAATCTCCCTCCACCCAAGAGCTTGGAGATGCCTGTGTCCTGCAGTGA
- the DQX1 gene encoding ATP-dependent RNA helicase DQX1 isoform X5 — MASQVLGLEEETGPNPGESELAVNPFDGLPFSSRYYELLEQRRSLPIWAARFIFLEQLESSPSGVVLVSGEPGSGKSTQIPQWCAEFVLARGFQKGRVTVTQPYPLAALSLALQVADEMDLTLGHEVGYSIPQEDCTGPDTLLRFCWDRLLLQEVASTRGTGAWGVLVLDEAQERSVASDLLQGLLRDARLGNLPGDPRVVVVTDPALEPKLQAFWGNPPIVHVLGETGRCPTPVYRDTVPTDRVEAACQAVLELCRKEAPGDVLVYLPSEEEISLCCESLSRDGGSLEDQGPPPRVLPLHPGCGQAVQAVYEDVESGARKVVVTHWLADFSFSLPSIRHVIDSGLELRSVYNPQIRAESQVLRPISKCQAEARRLRATGILPAAPGFTRPPLCAEEAALRRALEHVDGDHSSLIQVYEAFIQSGADKVWCQARGLNWAALCQAHKLRGELLELMQRIELPLSQPAFGSEQNRRDLQKALVSGYFLKVARDTDGTGNYLLLTHKHVAQLSPYCCYRSRRAPARPPPWVLYHSFSISKDNCLSIVSEIQPQMLVELAPPYFLSNLPPSESRDFLNQLREEMADSSTGSESPSTQELGDACVLQ; from the exons ATGGCCTCTCAGGTTCTCGGGCTGGAAGAAGAGACTGGCCCAAACCCTGGAGAGTCTGAACTGGCTGTGAACCCCTTTGACGGGCTCCCCTTCTCTTCCCGCTACTACGAGCTGCTTGAGCAGCGCCGATCCTTGCCTATCTGGGCTGCTCGCTTTATCTTCTTGGAGCAGTTGGAGAGTAGCCCCAGTGGAGTGGTGCTGGTGTCTGGAGAGCCTGGCTCTGGCAAGAGCACCCAG ATCCCACAGTGGTGTGCAGAGTTTGTGCTGGCCAGGGGTTTCCAGAAGGGCCGGGTAACTGTGACTCAGCCCTACCCTCTGGCAGCCCTGAGCTTGGCCCTGCAAGTTGCTGATGAAATGGACCTGACCCTGGGTCATGAGGTTGGATACAGCATCCCCCAAGAGGACTGCACTGGGCCTGACACCCTGCTCAG GTTCTGCTGGGACAGGCTGCTTCTGCAGGAGGTGGCCTCGACCCGGGGCACTGGAGCGTGGGGTGTGCTGGTGCTGGATGAGGCTCAGGAGCGGTCAGTGGCCTCAGATTTGCTCCAGGGGCTCCTGCGAGATGCCAGGCTGGGAAACCTTCCCGGGGACCCCAGAGTGGTTGTAGTTACTGACCCAGCCCTCGAACCTAAGCTCCAGGCCTTCTGGGGCAATCCTCCTATTGTACACGTACTTGGAGAGACTGGCAGGTGTCCCACTCCCGTCTACAGGGACACTGTCCCTACTGATAGAGTGGAAGCTGCCTGCCAAGCTGTGCTTGAATTGTGTCGGAAGGAGGCTCCAGGAGATGTGCTAGTGTACCTGCCCAGTGAGGAG GAAATTTCCCTGTGCTGTGAGTCCTTGTCCAGGGATGGGGGGTCCTTGGAGGACCAAGGGCCTCCACCACGGGTGCTGCCCCTTCACCCAGGCTGTGGACAAGCTGTTCAGGCTGTGTATGAGGACGTAGAATCGGGTGCCCGAAAGGTTGTGGTCACTCACTGGCTGGCCgacttctccttctccctcccttccatccgaCATGTCATTGACTCAGGACTGGAGCTTCGAAGT GTTTACAATCCTCAGATCCGAGCAGAATCCCAAGTGTTGAGACCAATCAGCAAGTGTCAGGCAGAGGCAAGACGACTGCGGGCAACAGGGATCCTACCAG CTGCCCCTGGGTTTACTCGTCCTCCACTCTGTGCAGAAGAAGCTGCCCTGCGTCGGGCACTAGAACACGTGGATGGTGATCACAGCTCTCTGATCCAGGTGTATGAAGCCTTTATACAGA GTGGAGCAGACAAGGTTTGGTGCCAGGCTCGGGGTCTAAACTGGGCAGCATTGTGCCAAGCCCATAAACTTCGGGGAGAACTCCTAGAACTCATGCAACGGATTGAACTTCCCTTGTCTCAACCAGCCTTTGGCTCTGAGCAGAATCGCAGAGACCTTCAGAAAGCACTGGTGTCAGGATACTTCCTTAAG GTGGCCCGAGACACAGATGGAACTGGAAATTACCTGCTCCTAACCCATAAGCATGTGGCCCAGCTCTCCCCATACTGCTGCTACCGAAGCCGCAGGGCTCCTGCCAGACCCCCGCCCTGGGTGCTTTACCAcagtttctccatttccaaagaCAACTGCCTTTCTATTGTTTCTGAGATTCAACCACAGAT GCTGGTGGAATTGGCCCCTCCGTACTTCCTGAGTAACTTGCCCCCTAGTGAGAGCAGAGACTTCCTGAACCAGCTGAGGGAAGAAATGGCAGATTCTTCAACAGGGAGTGAATCTCCCTCCACCCAAGAGCTTGGAGATGCCTGTGTCCTGCAGTGA
- the DQX1 gene encoding ATP-dependent RNA helicase DQX1 isoform X4, which yields MASQVLGLEEETGPNPGESELAVNPFDGLPFSSRYYELLEQRRSLPIWAARFIFLEQLESSPSGVVLVSGEPGSGKSTQIPQWCAEFVLARGFQKGRVTVTQPYPLAALSLALQVADEMDLTLGHEVGYSIPQEDCTGPDTLLRFCWDRLLLQEVASTRGTGAWGVLVLDEAQERSVASDLLQGLLRDARLGNLPGDPRVVVVTDPALEPKLQAFWGNPPIVHVLGETGRCPTPVYRDTVPTDRVEAACQAVLELCRKEAPGDVLVYLPSEEEISLCCESLSRDGGSLEDQGPPPRVLPLHPGCGQAVQAVYEDVESGARKVVVTHWLADFSFSLPSIRHVIDSGLELRSVYNPQIRAESQVLRPISKCQAEARRLRATGILPGSCLCLYPKSFLELEAPPLPKPRLCEENLSPLILLLKRRQIVEPGECHFLDRPAPEALMQALEDLDYLAALDDNGDLSDLGVILSEFPLAPDLAKALLASCEFDCVDEMLTLAAMLTAAPGFTRPPLCAEEAALRRALEHVDGDHSSLIQVYEAFIQSGADKVWCQARGLNWAALCQAHKLRGELLELMQRIELPLSQPAFGSEQNRRDLQKALVSGYFLKAGGIGPSVLPE from the exons ATGGCCTCTCAGGTTCTCGGGCTGGAAGAAGAGACTGGCCCAAACCCTGGAGAGTCTGAACTGGCTGTGAACCCCTTTGACGGGCTCCCCTTCTCTTCCCGCTACTACGAGCTGCTTGAGCAGCGCCGATCCTTGCCTATCTGGGCTGCTCGCTTTATCTTCTTGGAGCAGTTGGAGAGTAGCCCCAGTGGAGTGGTGCTGGTGTCTGGAGAGCCTGGCTCTGGCAAGAGCACCCAG ATCCCACAGTGGTGTGCAGAGTTTGTGCTGGCCAGGGGTTTCCAGAAGGGCCGGGTAACTGTGACTCAGCCCTACCCTCTGGCAGCCCTGAGCTTGGCCCTGCAAGTTGCTGATGAAATGGACCTGACCCTGGGTCATGAGGTTGGATACAGCATCCCCCAAGAGGACTGCACTGGGCCTGACACCCTGCTCAG GTTCTGCTGGGACAGGCTGCTTCTGCAGGAGGTGGCCTCGACCCGGGGCACTGGAGCGTGGGGTGTGCTGGTGCTGGATGAGGCTCAGGAGCGGTCAGTGGCCTCAGATTTGCTCCAGGGGCTCCTGCGAGATGCCAGGCTGGGAAACCTTCCCGGGGACCCCAGAGTGGTTGTAGTTACTGACCCAGCCCTCGAACCTAAGCTCCAGGCCTTCTGGGGCAATCCTCCTATTGTACACGTACTTGGAGAGACTGGCAGGTGTCCCACTCCCGTCTACAGGGACACTGTCCCTACTGATAGAGTGGAAGCTGCCTGCCAAGCTGTGCTTGAATTGTGTCGGAAGGAGGCTCCAGGAGATGTGCTAGTGTACCTGCCCAGTGAGGAG GAAATTTCCCTGTGCTGTGAGTCCTTGTCCAGGGATGGGGGGTCCTTGGAGGACCAAGGGCCTCCACCACGGGTGCTGCCCCTTCACCCAGGCTGTGGACAAGCTGTTCAGGCTGTGTATGAGGACGTAGAATCGGGTGCCCGAAAGGTTGTGGTCACTCACTGGCTGGCCgacttctccttctccctcccttccatccgaCATGTCATTGACTCAGGACTGGAGCTTCGAAGT GTTTACAATCCTCAGATCCGAGCAGAATCCCAAGTGTTGAGACCAATCAGCAAGTGTCAGGCAGAGGCAAGACGACTGCGGGCAACAGGGATCCTACCAG GATCCTGCCTCTGCCTGTATCCTAAGTCCTTCCTAGAACTAGAGGCTCCCCCGCTGCCCAAACCCAGGTTGTGTGAGGAGAATCTGAGCCCCCTGATATTACTACTAAAGAGGAGACAGATTGTAGAGCCAGGAGAGTGTCACTTCCTGGACCGGCCTG CTCCAGAAGCACTAATGCAGGCCCTGGAAGATTTAGACTATCTGGCAGCCCTGGATGATAATGGGGACCTGTCAGACCTGGGAGTCATCCTATCAGAATTTCCCCTGGCCCCTGATCTGGCCAAAGCCCTGCTGGCCTCGTGCGAGTTTGACTGTGTGGATGAGATGCTCACCCTGGCCGCCATGCTCACCG CTGCCCCTGGGTTTACTCGTCCTCCACTCTGTGCAGAAGAAGCTGCCCTGCGTCGGGCACTAGAACACGTGGATGGTGATCACAGCTCTCTGATCCAGGTGTATGAAGCCTTTATACAGA GTGGAGCAGACAAGGTTTGGTGCCAGGCTCGGGGTCTAAACTGGGCAGCATTGTGCCAAGCCCATAAACTTCGGGGAGAACTCCTAGAACTCATGCAACGGATTGAACTTCCCTTGTCTCAACCAGCCTTTGGCTCTGAGCAGAATCGCAGAGACCTTCAGAAAGCACTGGTGTCAGGATACTTCCTTAAG GCTGGTGGAATTGGCCCCTCCGTACTTCCTGAGTAA
- the DQX1 gene encoding ATP-dependent RNA helicase DQX1 isoform X2, which yields MASQVLGLEEETGPNPGESELAVNPFDGLPFSSRYYELLEQRRSLPIWAARFIFLEQLESSPSGVVLVSGEPGSGKSTQIPQWCAEFVLARGFQKGRVTVTQPYPLAALSLALQVADEMDLTLGHEVGYSIPQEDCTGPDTLLRFCWDRLLLQEVASTRGTGAWGVLVLDEAQERSVASDLLQGLLRDARLGNLPGDPRVVVVTDPALEPKLQAFWGNPPIVHVLGETGRCPTPVYRDTVPTDRVEAACQAVLELCRKEAPGDVLVYLPSEEEISLCCESLSRDGGSLEDQGPPPRVLPLHPGCGQAVQAVYEDVESGARKVVVTHWLADFSFSLPSIRHVIDSGLELRSIRAESQVLRPISKCQAEARRLRATGILPGSCLCLYPKSFLELEAPPLPKPRLCEENLSPLILLLKRRQIVEPGECHFLDRPAPEALMQALEDLDYLAALDDNGDLSDLGVILSEFPLAPDLAKALLASCEFDCVDEMLTLAAMLTAAPGFTRPPLCAEEAALRRALEHVDGDHSSLIQVYEAFIQSGADKVWCQARGLNWAALCQAHKLRGELLELMQRIELPLSQPAFGSEQNRRDLQKALVSGYFLKVARDTDGTGNYLLLTHKHVAQLSPYCCYRSRRAPARPPPWVLYHSFSISKDNCLSIVSEIQPQMLVELAPPYFLSNLPPSESRDFLNQLREEMADSSTGSESPSTQELGDACVLQ from the exons ATGGCCTCTCAGGTTCTCGGGCTGGAAGAAGAGACTGGCCCAAACCCTGGAGAGTCTGAACTGGCTGTGAACCCCTTTGACGGGCTCCCCTTCTCTTCCCGCTACTACGAGCTGCTTGAGCAGCGCCGATCCTTGCCTATCTGGGCTGCTCGCTTTATCTTCTTGGAGCAGTTGGAGAGTAGCCCCAGTGGAGTGGTGCTGGTGTCTGGAGAGCCTGGCTCTGGCAAGAGCACCCAG ATCCCACAGTGGTGTGCAGAGTTTGTGCTGGCCAGGGGTTTCCAGAAGGGCCGGGTAACTGTGACTCAGCCCTACCCTCTGGCAGCCCTGAGCTTGGCCCTGCAAGTTGCTGATGAAATGGACCTGACCCTGGGTCATGAGGTTGGATACAGCATCCCCCAAGAGGACTGCACTGGGCCTGACACCCTGCTCAG GTTCTGCTGGGACAGGCTGCTTCTGCAGGAGGTGGCCTCGACCCGGGGCACTGGAGCGTGGGGTGTGCTGGTGCTGGATGAGGCTCAGGAGCGGTCAGTGGCCTCAGATTTGCTCCAGGGGCTCCTGCGAGATGCCAGGCTGGGAAACCTTCCCGGGGACCCCAGAGTGGTTGTAGTTACTGACCCAGCCCTCGAACCTAAGCTCCAGGCCTTCTGGGGCAATCCTCCTATTGTACACGTACTTGGAGAGACTGGCAGGTGTCCCACTCCCGTCTACAGGGACACTGTCCCTACTGATAGAGTGGAAGCTGCCTGCCAAGCTGTGCTTGAATTGTGTCGGAAGGAGGCTCCAGGAGATGTGCTAGTGTACCTGCCCAGTGAGGAG GAAATTTCCCTGTGCTGTGAGTCCTTGTCCAGGGATGGGGGGTCCTTGGAGGACCAAGGGCCTCCACCACGGGTGCTGCCCCTTCACCCAGGCTGTGGACAAGCTGTTCAGGCTGTGTATGAGGACGTAGAATCGGGTGCCCGAAAGGTTGTGGTCACTCACTGGCTGGCCgacttctccttctccctcccttccatccgaCATGTCATTGACTCAGGACTGGAGCTTCGAAGT ATCCGAGCAGAATCCCAAGTGTTGAGACCAATCAGCAAGTGTCAGGCAGAGGCAAGACGACTGCGGGCAACAGGGATCCTACCAG GATCCTGCCTCTGCCTGTATCCTAAGTCCTTCCTAGAACTAGAGGCTCCCCCGCTGCCCAAACCCAGGTTGTGTGAGGAGAATCTGAGCCCCCTGATATTACTACTAAAGAGGAGACAGATTGTAGAGCCAGGAGAGTGTCACTTCCTGGACCGGCCTG CTCCAGAAGCACTAATGCAGGCCCTGGAAGATTTAGACTATCTGGCAGCCCTGGATGATAATGGGGACCTGTCAGACCTGGGAGTCATCCTATCAGAATTTCCCCTGGCCCCTGATCTGGCCAAAGCCCTGCTGGCCTCGTGCGAGTTTGACTGTGTGGATGAGATGCTCACCCTGGCCGCCATGCTCACCG CTGCCCCTGGGTTTACTCGTCCTCCACTCTGTGCAGAAGAAGCTGCCCTGCGTCGGGCACTAGAACACGTGGATGGTGATCACAGCTCTCTGATCCAGGTGTATGAAGCCTTTATACAGA GTGGAGCAGACAAGGTTTGGTGCCAGGCTCGGGGTCTAAACTGGGCAGCATTGTGCCAAGCCCATAAACTTCGGGGAGAACTCCTAGAACTCATGCAACGGATTGAACTTCCCTTGTCTCAACCAGCCTTTGGCTCTGAGCAGAATCGCAGAGACCTTCAGAAAGCACTGGTGTCAGGATACTTCCTTAAG GTGGCCCGAGACACAGATGGAACTGGAAATTACCTGCTCCTAACCCATAAGCATGTGGCCCAGCTCTCCCCATACTGCTGCTACCGAAGCCGCAGGGCTCCTGCCAGACCCCCGCCCTGGGTGCTTTACCAcagtttctccatttccaaagaCAACTGCCTTTCTATTGTTTCTGAGATTCAACCACAGAT GCTGGTGGAATTGGCCCCTCCGTACTTCCTGAGTAACTTGCCCCCTAGTGAGAGCAGAGACTTCCTGAACCAGCTGAGGGAAGAAATGGCAGATTCTTCAACAGGGAGTGAATCTCCCTCCACCCAAGAGCTTGGAGATGCCTGTGTCCTGCAGTGA
- the TLX2 gene encoding T-cell leukemia homeobox protein 2: MEPAVLASHNLPHHEPISFGIDQILSCPEPPGSGLGPGRVGQGHGESAAFSGGFHGASSYGPAGSLAPLPGSSGVGPGGVIRVPAHRPLPVQPPAGGAPAVPGPSGLGGAGGLAGLTFPWMDSGRRYAKDRLTAALSPFSGTRRIGHPYQNRTPPKRKKPRTSFSRSQVLELERRFLRQKYLASAERAALAKALRMTDAQVKTWFQNRRTKWRRQTAEEREAERHRAGRLLLHLQQDALPRPLRPPLPPDPLCLHNSSLFALQNLQPWAEDNKVASVSGLASVV, encoded by the exons ATGGAGCCGGCGGTGCTGGCCTCGCACAACCTCCCGCACCACGAGCCAATCAGCTTCGGAATCGATCAGATCCTGAGCTGCCCGGAACCCCCCGGGAGCGGCCTAGGCCCGGGTCGAGTGGGCCAGGGCCATGGGGAGAGTGCGGCGTTCTCGGGTGGATTTCACGGAGCCTCAAGCTACGGTCCCGCGGGCTCGCTGGCCCCGCTACCAGGCAGCTCTGGTGTGGGCCCGGGCGGCGTGATCCGCGTCCCGGCGCACCGCCCGCTGCCAGTGCAGCCGCCCGCGGGAGGCGCGCCTGCTGTTCCTGGACCCTCGGGTTTGGGCGGCGCCGGGGGCCTAGCGGGACTCACCTTCCCTTGGATGGACAGCGGCCGCCGCTATGCCAAGGACCGGCTCACTG CGGCGCTTTCGCCCTTCTCCGGGACGCGCCGTATAGGTCACCCCTACCAAAACCGGACCCCCCCAAAGCGGAAGAAGCCGCGCACATCCTTCTCCCGCTCGCAGGTGCTGGAGCTGGAGCGGCGCTTCCTGCGCCAGAAGTACCTGGCCTCGGCCGAGAGGGCGGCGCTGGCCAAGGCCCTGCGCATGACCGACGCGCAGGTCAAGACGTGGTTCCAGAACCGGCGCACCAAGTGGCG GCGCCAGACGGCCGAGGAGCGCGAGGCAGAGCGGCACCGTGCGGGCCGACTGCTTCTGCACCTCCAGCAGGACGCACTACCGCGGCCGCTACGGCCGCCGCTGCCCCCGGACCCGCTCTGCCTGCACAACTCGTCGCTCTTCGCGCTGCAGAACCTGCAGCCCTGGGCCGAGGACAACAAGGTGGCTTCCGTGTCCGGGCTCGCCTCAGTGGTGTGA